One genomic window of Scatophagus argus isolate fScaArg1 chromosome 16, fScaArg1.pri, whole genome shotgun sequence includes the following:
- the gcgra gene encoding glucagon receptor, whose translation MSRLLLLLAILIVYCSNQVSPAATLDKLKESWKLYMMECDHNNSREPPSAGLVCNRTFDNYVCWPDGLPNTTVSVACPWYLPWHHKVRHGMVYQECDANGQWVTMKNTSECDSNDPSQQYYGHIQVMYTVGYSLSLVALVLALGILIFFRKLHCMRNNIHMNLFASFILRALSILIKDALLKATNFTSQDLSSDQEQGFPQASMPPVELLVNNEMTISCRIAVVMMQYSIMANSYWLLVEGIYLHNLLVITVFTERNYFKIYLCIGWGTPLIFLVPWVVAKYLYENQECWEQNINMNYWWIIRSPILLAVVINFLIFIHIIKILVSKLRAHQMRYTDYKFRLAKSTLTLIPLLGIHQVVFIFVTDESTKTTISLRLTKLFIDLFFSSFQGLLVAILYCFVNKEVQSEILKKWKRWKLGRNIEEEYRHTYSNTPNTKTASLLNHVSGLPHLPDIAKTSAPVCTPEERHMLVGGCYNGTTVHNKEADQCASPLHKGTISNCTLVEDISLTDKVQCYEGQRENIESHL comes from the exons ATGTCACGGCTGCTCCTTCTTTTGGCAATACTCATTGTCTACTGCAGCAACCAG GTGTCTCCTGCTGCTACGTTGGATAAGCTGAAGGAGAGTTGGAAACTGTACATGATGGAGTGTGACCACAATAACAGCCGTGAACCACCAAGCGCAG GTCTTGTGTGTAACAGGACCTTTGACAATTATGTCTGTTGGCCTGATGGACTCCCCAACACCACTGTAAGTGTGGCATGTCCGTGGTATCTGCCGTGGCACCATAAAG TTCGGCACGGTATGGTGTATCAAGAATGTGACGCAAATGGCCAGTGGGTGACAATGAAGAACACCAGTGAGTGTGATTCAAATGATCCGAGTCAG cAGTACTATGGCCATATTCAGGTCATGTACACAGTGGGCTATTCCTTATCACTGGTGGCTTTGGTGTTGGCGCTTGGCATCCTCATATTCTTCAG GAAACTGCACTGCATGAGGaacaacatccacatgaatCTGTTTGCCTCCTTCATCCTGCGAGCGTTGTCTATCCTCATTAAGGATGCTCTGTTGAAGGCTACCAATTTCACATCGCAGGACCTCAGCAGCGACCAGGAGCAGGGTTTCCCCCAGGCATCGATGcctccagtggagctgctggtCAACAATGAG ATGACGATTAGCTGTCGCATCGCCGTGGTGATGATGCAGTACAGTATCATGGCCAACAGCTACTGGTTGCTTGTGGAAGGCATCTACCTCCACAACCTCCTGGTCATCACTGTGTTTACAGAGAGGAACTACTTCAAAATCTACCTGTGCATTGGCTGGG GTACCCCACTGATATTCCTTGTGCCCTGGGTGGTAGCTAAGTACCTATATGAAAATCAAGA GTGCTGGGagcaaaatataaacatgaattACTGGTGGATCATCCGCTCTCCAATACTACTGGCAGTTGTG ATCAATTTCCTTATCTTCATTCATATCATCAAAATTCTTGTGTCAAAACTTCGAGCGCATCAAATGAGATACACAGATTATAAATTCAG GTTGGCTAAGTCGACTCTAACCCTGATCCCTCTGCTGGGTATCCATCAGGTGGTCTTTATCTTTGTGACCGACGAGTCCACCAAGACCACCATCAGCTTGCGTCTCACCAAGCTCTTCATTgaccttttcttctcttccttccaG GGTCTCTTGGTGGCCATCTTGTACTGCTTCGTCAACAAAGAA GTGCAGTCCGAGATCCTGAAGAAGTGGAAGCGCTGGAAGCTAGGGAGGAACATCGAGGAGGAGTACCGCCACACCTACAGCAACACCCCTAACACAAAGACAGCCAGCCTGTTGAACCATGTCTCCGGACTGCCTCATCTCCCAGACATCGCCAAAACCTCTGCGCCGGTCTGCACCCCTGAGGAGAGGCACATGCTTGTAGGCGGATGCTACAATGGTACAACGGTACACAATAAAGAGGCGGACCAGTGCGCCTCCCCGCTACACAAGGGAACCATCAGTAACTGCACCCTTGTGGAGGACATCAGCCTCACAGACAAGGTGCAATGTTATGAGGGTCAGAGGGAAAACATCGAGAGCCACCTGTGA